From the Primulina tabacum isolate GXHZ01 chromosome 3, ASM2559414v2, whole genome shotgun sequence genome, one window contains:
- the LOC142539094 gene encoding phosphoribosylaminoimidazole-succinocarboxamide synthase, chloroplastic-like isoform X2, with translation MAECQCMNLAAKNPFLQSNVDSSRFLSSSSANRKIVLKSFKLSASSMEGQPPRSIEALTSIDRKNQLMNTIKDSLSSCLSETHLHLTVPGIQSKTRGKVRDIYDCGDYLILVTTDRQSAFDRVLASIPFKGQVLNEKSLWWFNVTRHIIPNAVVSSPDRNVTTAKKCVVFPVEFVVRGHVTGSTDTSLWTVYQKGIRNYCGNALPDDLVKNQKLPANILTPTTKDVDHDVPTTPKEIVQRGMMTQADYDEASEAALKLFNALPWNMV, from the exons ATGGCCGAGTGTCAATGCATGAACCTAGCCGCAAAAAACCCCTTTCTCCAAAGTAACGTCGATTCATCAAGATTCCTAtcatcatcatctgcaaatcGAAAAATTGTACTCAAAAGTTTTAAGTTATCTGCATCATCAATGGAAGGCCAGCCGCCGCGCTCTATTGAAGCCTTGACCAGTATTGATCGGAAGAATCAGTTGATGAATACGATCAAAGATTCGCTTTCCAGCTGCCTGTCCGAGACTCATCTCCATTTAACAGTTCCTGGTATTCAATCCAAGACCAGAGGCAAG GTTAGAGATATTTATGACTGTGGAGACTATCTTATACTTGTCACAACTGACAGGCAAAGTGCTTTCGATAGGGTTCTTGCTTCAATCCCTTTCAAGGGTCAG GTGCTCAATGAAAAAAGTTTGTGGTGGTTTAATGTAACTCGGCACATAATTCCTAACGCAGTTGTTTCATCTCCAGATAGAAACGTCACTACTGCAAAAAAATGTGTTGTATTTCCTGTTGAATTTGTTG TTAGAGGCCATGTGACTGGAAGTACTGATACATCACTTTGGACTGTCTACCAGAAAGGCATTCGGAACTACTGCGGAAATGCTCTTCCTGATG atttggtgaaaaaccaAAAGTTGCCAGCAAATATACTCACACCGACCACTAAAGACGTAGATCATGATGTTCCCACAACTCCCAAAGAG ATTGTTCAGCGGGGAATGATGACTCAAGCTGACTATGATGAAGCAAGCGAGGCTGCATTAAAGCTATTCAA CGCATTGCCTTGGAACATGGTCTGA
- the LOC142539094 gene encoding phosphoribosylaminoimidazole-succinocarboxamide synthase, chloroplastic-like isoform X1 codes for MAECQCMNLAAKNPFLQSNVDSSRFLSSSSANRKIVLKSFKLSASSMEGQPPRSIEALTSIDRKNQLMNTIKDSLSSCLSETHLHLTVPGIQSKTRGKVRDIYDCGDYLILVTTDRQSAFDRVLASIPFKGQVLNEKSLWWFNVTRHIIPNAVVSSPDRNVTTAKKCVVFPVEFVVRGHVTGSTDTSLWTVYQKGIRNYCGNALPDDLVKNQKLPANILTPTTKDVDHDVPTTPKEIVQRGMMTQADYDEASEAALKLFKYGQRIALEHGLILVDTKYEFGKGSDGSVVLIDEVHTPNSSRYWIADSYEERFRNGLEP; via the exons ATGGCCGAGTGTCAATGCATGAACCTAGCCGCAAAAAACCCCTTTCTCCAAAGTAACGTCGATTCATCAAGATTCCTAtcatcatcatctgcaaatcGAAAAATTGTACTCAAAAGTTTTAAGTTATCTGCATCATCAATGGAAGGCCAGCCGCCGCGCTCTATTGAAGCCTTGACCAGTATTGATCGGAAGAATCAGTTGATGAATACGATCAAAGATTCGCTTTCCAGCTGCCTGTCCGAGACTCATCTCCATTTAACAGTTCCTGGTATTCAATCCAAGACCAGAGGCAAG GTTAGAGATATTTATGACTGTGGAGACTATCTTATACTTGTCACAACTGACAGGCAAAGTGCTTTCGATAGGGTTCTTGCTTCAATCCCTTTCAAGGGTCAG GTGCTCAATGAAAAAAGTTTGTGGTGGTTTAATGTAACTCGGCACATAATTCCTAACGCAGTTGTTTCATCTCCAGATAGAAACGTCACTACTGCAAAAAAATGTGTTGTATTTCCTGTTGAATTTGTTG TTAGAGGCCATGTGACTGGAAGTACTGATACATCACTTTGGACTGTCTACCAGAAAGGCATTCGGAACTACTGCGGAAATGCTCTTCCTGATG atttggtgaaaaaccaAAAGTTGCCAGCAAATATACTCACACCGACCACTAAAGACGTAGATCATGATGTTCCCACAACTCCCAAAGAG ATTGTTCAGCGGGGAATGATGACTCAAGCTGACTATGATGAAGCAAGCGAGGCTGCATTAAAGCTATTCAAGTATGGGCAG CGCATTGCCTTGGAACATGGTCTGATCTTGGTTGATACCAAATATGAATTTGGAAAGGGATCTGATGGTTCAGTGGTTTTGATTGATGAG GTTCATACACCTAACTCAAGTAGGTATTGGATCGCTGATTCATACGAGGAGCGGTTTCGAAATGGTCTAGAGCCTTAA